A DNA window from Bacteroidales bacterium contains the following coding sequences:
- a CDS encoding aminoacyl-histidine dipeptidase, with amino-acid sequence MENVFQGLEPKLLWQYFYEICQIPRASKKEEKIVNYLLEFGKKHNLETISDEVGNVVIRKKATKGYENKPWVALQSHVDMVCEKEADSKHNFDTDPIIPYIDGEWVKAKGTTLGADDGIGVAAQLALLASSDIEHGPIECLFTVDEETGLTGAFALKSDMLKSRILLNLDSEDEGELFIGCAGGKDTVGTRYFTTEPVPEGMIALEIVVGGLKGGHSGDDIHKGFGNANKILGRVIWQINNDYKIKLSSFDGGNLRNAIARDAKCVILIQPNKENEIVSFINSCNKIIKDELFVTDPNVYISVSKTDIPEQVIDSKTVSKLINLIYAMPHGVFAWSQDIPNFVETSTNLASIKIANNAITICTSQRSSVESAKQNIVNMVASVFNLAGFEYKHSNGYPGWKPNPQSKILKITTEQFKKQFGYEPIVRAIHAGLECGLFSEKFENIDMVSYGPTLRNVHSPDEKLLIPTVERFWNLTLNILKNL; translated from the coding sequence ATGGAAAACGTCTTTCAAGGATTAGAACCAAAACTTTTATGGCAATACTTTTATGAAATATGTCAAATACCACGTGCTTCTAAAAAAGAAGAGAAAATAGTAAACTATTTATTGGAATTTGGGAAAAAACATAATCTTGAAACCATTTCTGATGAGGTTGGTAATGTCGTTATTCGTAAAAAAGCCACTAAGGGCTACGAAAATAAGCCTTGGGTAGCTCTACAAAGCCACGTTGACATGGTTTGCGAAAAAGAAGCAGATAGCAAACATAATTTCGACACAGACCCGATAATACCTTATATTGATGGCGAATGGGTAAAAGCAAAAGGAACAACATTAGGAGCTGATGATGGCATAGGAGTTGCCGCTCAACTTGCTTTACTTGCATCTTCTGATATTGAACATGGACCAATTGAATGTCTTTTCACTGTAGATGAAGAAACTGGACTAACAGGAGCTTTTGCATTAAAATCGGATATGCTAAAAAGTAGAATTCTGCTTAATCTTGATAGCGAAGATGAAGGAGAATTATTTATAGGCTGTGCTGGCGGCAAAGACACTGTAGGAACACGCTACTTTACAACTGAGCCAGTTCCTGAGGGAATGATAGCTCTAGAAATAGTTGTTGGTGGGCTTAAAGGCGGACACTCAGGAGATGATATTCATAAAGGATTTGGAAATGCAAATAAAATATTAGGTCGTGTAATATGGCAAATAAATAATGACTATAAAATAAAATTATCTTCTTTTGATGGAGGAAATCTTCGTAATGCAATTGCTAGAGATGCAAAATGCGTAATTTTAATCCAGCCAAATAAAGAAAACGAAATAGTTTCATTTATTAATTCTTGTAATAAAATTATTAAAGATGAGCTATTTGTTACAGATCCTAATGTGTATATTTCTGTATCAAAAACAGACATACCTGAGCAAGTCATTGATAGTAAAACAGTTTCAAAATTAATTAACTTGATTTACGCAATGCCTCATGGTGTGTTTGCTTGGTCTCAAGATATTCCAAATTTTGTAGAAACATCAACAAATTTAGCTTCTATAAAAATTGCTAATAATGCTATAACTATTTGTACAAGCCAACGAAGCTCTGTTGAGAGTGCTAAGCAAAACATTGTAAATATGGTTGCTTCAGTATTCAATCTTGCTGGTTTTGAGTATAAACACAGTAATGGTTATCCTGGCTGGAAACCAAATCCTCAAAGTAAAATACTAAAAATCACTACTGAGCAATTTAAAAAACAATTTGGCTACGAACCTATTGTTAGAGCTATCCATGCAGGCTTGGAATGCGGCTTGTTTAGCGAAAAATTTGAAAATATAGACATGGTTTCATACGGACCTACATTACGTAATGTGCATAGCCCAGACGAAAAGCTGCTAATACCTACTGTAGAACGCTTTTGGAATTTAACTTTAAACATTTTAAAAAACCTTTAA
- a CDS encoding DUF3332 family protein yields the protein MRKFILILALTGVMVSHSGCFGEFALTRKLYSWNSQVGGKFVNNLIFWGLSIIPAYGVVGFIDLIILNTIEFWTGSNPAAMAPGDVEVQYANVDGRQFKMTAQHNNFIVEELTTDGYQLRNEFTFDDVNNKFIVTNGIETKVFATK from the coding sequence ATGAGAAAATTTATCTTAATTCTTGCTTTAACCGGCGTAATGGTTTCACATTCCGGTTGTTTTGGCGAATTTGCCTTAACTAGAAAACTTTACTCTTGGAACTCCCAAGTTGGTGGAAAATTTGTAAATAACCTAATTTTCTGGGGTCTTTCTATTATTCCAGCTTACGGAGTTGTTGGTTTTATTGATCTTATTATTCTAAACACCATTGAATTTTGGACTGGAAGCAATCCAGCTGCTATGGCTCCTGGTGATGTTGAAGTTCAATACGCAAATGTTGATGGTCGCCAATTTAAAATGACTGCTCAACACAATAACTTTATTGTTGAAGAGCTAACAACCGATGGATACCAACTTCGCAATGAATTTACATTTGATGATGTAAATAATAAATTTATTGTAACAAATGGTATAGAAACTAAAGTTTTTGCTACTAAATAA
- a CDS encoding acyltransferase, producing the protein MALTKERNRWKFIRIPRILISKGILRLLGWTYSYDVSTDIKKAVMVVAPHTSNCDFVMGRLFYNALDIRVRFMIKKESFIFPLNIFLKLAGGIPVNRKNPGGIVGDMVNLFEKYDELILGITPEGTRKPNPHWKKGFYRIALEAEIPMLLTYLDYKKKKGCVGKAFYPSGDFSKDMEEISQFYSGVTPKFPKNYVEPEY; encoded by the coding sequence ATGGCACTAACAAAAGAACGAAATCGCTGGAAATTTATTCGTATTCCTAGAATTTTAATTTCAAAAGGAATATTGCGGCTTTTAGGCTGGACATATAGCTATGATGTTTCAACGGACATAAAAAAAGCAGTGATGGTGGTAGCTCCGCATACATCAAATTGTGATTTTGTAATGGGAAGGTTGTTTTACAATGCTTTGGATATTAGAGTGCGATTTATGATTAAAAAAGAATCTTTTATTTTTCCTTTAAATATTTTTTTAAAACTAGCTGGCGGTATTCCAGTAAATAGAAAAAATCCTGGAGGTATTGTTGGTGATATGGTGAATTTATTTGAAAAATACGATGAATTAATTTTAGGCATCACTCCAGAAGGAACAAGAAAGCCAAATCCGCACTGGAAAAAAGGTTTTTATAGAATAGCTCTAGAAGCGGAAATTCCGATGTTATTAACTTATTTAGATTATAAAAAGAAAAAAGGTTGTGTTGGTAAGGCTTTTTACCCATCAGGAGATTTTTCAAAGGATATGGAAGAAATATCTCAATTTTATAGCGGTGTAACACCAAAATTTCCTAAAAATTACGTAGAACCTGAATATTAA
- a CDS encoding dipeptidase, translating into MRTFLIIFFFISIEFVFAQIDDFPKDESCTSIMAGKKATTDGSVITSHTCDGKYRTWLNVVKGADFKDDAMLDIYSGTMVTETPWDTRGIEKKGSIKQAAKTFTYLNTAYPCMNEKQLIIGESTISGKKELVNNDGLFKIENLQAIALQRCSTARDAIKLIGELVKEFGYGDNGECLTIADKNEVWMLEIFGEGPNKKGAVWAAQRIPDNEVGVSANISRISEINLKDKNYFMASENVFEVAKNMGFWDGEEPFKFWKAYSGAKPFQVREYFILSTLAPSLNLDFNAEELPFSVKPDKKISVRDVFDLLRSVFEGTQWDMTKNLSMIVSRKDSIGNPISDTIKSPYANPWMRGEMLRMLNYQNKDAVTFQRTCAVAWCSYSFVGQCRDWLPDEIGGVCWFSFDNPAESPRIPIFCGTLSLPESFNYSGQFDFNEKSAHWQYRQANRLATIRWGEGRKIIEPAILEFENKVFNELEYIEKTALNLYKEDKKNDFKTSKCSDYLSNCTNNYYQISSNQWIEIRNKLWTNLKLHF; encoded by the coding sequence ATGAGAACTTTTCTAATAATCTTTTTTTTCATAAGCATAGAATTTGTATTTGCTCAAATTGACGATTTCCCAAAAGATGAAAGCTGCACAAGTATTATGGCAGGGAAAAAAGCAACTACTGATGGTTCAGTTATTACAAGCCACACTTGCGATGGCAAATACCGCACATGGCTAAATGTAGTGAAAGGTGCAGATTTTAAAGATGATGCGATGCTAGATATTTACAGCGGAACAATGGTAACCGAAACACCTTGGGATACTCGTGGAATTGAAAAAAAAGGTAGTATAAAACAAGCTGCAAAAACTTTTACATACCTAAACACAGCATATCCTTGCATGAATGAAAAACAGCTTATAATCGGCGAAAGCACTATCTCTGGTAAAAAAGAATTAGTGAATAATGATGGGCTTTTTAAGATAGAGAACTTGCAGGCAATTGCGCTGCAACGCTGCTCTACTGCAAGAGATGCAATAAAACTCATTGGCGAATTAGTAAAAGAATTTGGCTACGGAGATAATGGCGAATGCCTTACAATTGCAGATAAAAACGAAGTTTGGATGCTTGAAATTTTTGGCGAAGGTCCTAATAAAAAAGGCGCTGTGTGGGCAGCTCAACGCATTCCTGACAATGAAGTTGGAGTAAGTGCTAATATTAGCCGTATAAGCGAAATAAATTTAAAAGATAAAAACTATTTTATGGCTTCTGAAAACGTGTTTGAAGTTGCTAAAAATATGGGATTTTGGGACGGCGAAGAACCTTTTAAGTTTTGGAAAGCATATAGCGGCGCAAAGCCTTTTCAAGTAAGAGAGTATTTCATACTTTCAACTCTTGCTCCTTCGCTTAATTTAGATTTTAACGCAGAAGAACTGCCTTTTTCTGTAAAACCCGACAAAAAAATATCTGTAAGAGATGTTTTTGATCTTCTCCGCTCCGTTTTTGAAGGAACTCAATGGGATATGACCAAAAACTTGTCCATGATTGTTTCTCGTAAAGATAGCATAGGCAATCCTATTAGTGACACAATAAAATCTCCTTATGCTAACCCTTGGATGCGTGGTGAAATGCTGAGAATGCTTAATTACCAAAACAAAGACGCCGTTACTTTCCAACGTACATGCGCTGTTGCTTGGTGTTCATATAGTTTTGTAGGGCAATGCAGAGATTGGCTACCAGATGAAATTGGCGGTGTGTGCTGGTTCTCTTTCGATAATCCTGCTGAAAGCCCAAGAATACCTATTTTTTGCGGAACATTAAGCCTGCCTGAATCTTTCAACTATTCAGGACAATTTGACTTTAATGAAAAGTCAGCTCACTGGCAATACAGGCAAGCAAATAGACTTGCAACCATACGTTGGGGCGAAGGACGTAAAATTATTGAGCCTGCTATATTAGAATTTGAAAATAAAGTTTTTAACGAATTAGAATACATCGAAAAAACCGCATTAAATCTATATAAAGAAGATAAGAAAAACGATTTTAAAACAAGCAAATGCTCCGATTATCTAAGCAATTGCACGAATAATTATTATCAAATATCTTCTAATCAATGGATTGAAATTAGAAATAAACTGTGGACGAATTTAAAGCTGCATTTTTAA
- the panB gene encoding 3-methyl-2-oxobutanoate hydroxymethyltransferase, producing MTDFRTLPKITTHILQEMKLKGEKISMLTAYDYSMAKIIDRAGIDIVLVGDSASNVMAGNETTLPITLEQMIYHATSVVHAVDRALIVVDLPFGTYQGDSKQALKSSIRIMKEAGASAIKIEGGEEIIDSVKRILSAGIPVMGHLGLMPQSIYKYGTYAVRATENEEAEKLINDALLLEKAGCFAIVLEKIPAMLAKKVTEKLKIPVIGIGAGRHCDGQVLVLHDMLGINQDFSPRFLRRYHNLYAEITGAVTNYIADVKSNDFPSEKEQY from the coding sequence ATGACAGATTTTAGAACACTTCCAAAAATAACAACGCATATATTGCAAGAAATGAAGCTGAAAGGCGAGAAAATATCTATGCTAACAGCCTATGATTATTCAATGGCAAAAATTATTGATAGAGCAGGAATAGACATTGTGCTTGTAGGCGACTCAGCTTCAAATGTAATGGCAGGGAACGAAACAACTCTCCCAATCACTTTGGAGCAAATGATTTATCATGCAACATCTGTGGTTCACGCAGTTGACCGCGCTTTAATAGTTGTTGACTTACCTTTTGGCACTTATCAAGGTGATTCTAAGCAAGCTTTAAAATCATCTATTCGCATCATGAAAGAAGCTGGAGCAAGTGCAATTAAAATAGAAGGTGGTGAAGAAATTATTGATAGCGTAAAACGAATACTTTCCGCAGGGATTCCTGTTATGGGACATTTAGGACTTATGCCACAGTCAATTTATAAATATGGCACATACGCAGTTAGAGCAACAGAAAACGAAGAAGCTGAAAAATTAATTAATGATGCTTTATTGCTTGAAAAAGCCGGATGCTTTGCAATAGTATTGGAAAAAATTCCAGCTATGCTAGCTAAAAAAGTAACAGAAAAACTTAAAATTCCTGTAATTGGAATTGGAGCAGGACGCCATTGCGATGGACAAGTTTTAGTTTTACACGATATGCTTGGCATCAATCAGGATTTTTCGCCTAGATTTTTACGCAGATACCATAATTTATACGCTGAAATAACTGGTGCTGTTACAAATTACATTGCTGACGTAAAAAGCAACGACTTCCCTAGCGAAAAAGAACAATATTAG
- a CDS encoding RluA family pseudouridine synthase, protein MSNFDLKNRILYEDNHIIVVVKLHGEISQGDKTNDVTLPDLIKDYIKKKYNKPGNVFLGVVHRLDRPVGGVMVFAKTSKALKRLNAEFSNKTARKTYLAITCAKPNPEQNKIKHFLEKNEKLNKSFVSDKSSAKSKEAILRYKWLGDSDKYSLVEIELLTGRHHQIRAQMAHIGCVIKGDLKYGAKRSNPDGNLSLLAWKLSIKHPISNNEMFFTAPLPQEQPWIELSKFLKED, encoded by the coding sequence ATGAGCAATTTTGACTTAAAAAACAGAATATTGTATGAAGATAACCATATTATTGTAGTAGTAAAACTTCATGGCGAGATTTCGCAAGGAGACAAAACTAACGACGTTACCCTACCCGACTTAATAAAAGATTATATTAAAAAAAAATATAATAAACCGGGGAACGTGTTTCTTGGAGTTGTACATAGATTAGACAGACCTGTCGGCGGAGTGATGGTTTTTGCTAAAACCTCAAAAGCTCTAAAAAGGCTAAATGCAGAATTCAGCAATAAAACCGCTCGCAAAACATATTTAGCTATTACTTGCGCAAAGCCAAATCCAGAACAGAATAAAATAAAACATTTTTTAGAAAAAAACGAAAAGCTAAATAAATCTTTTGTAAGCGACAAATCTTCAGCAAAATCTAAAGAAGCAATATTAAGATATAAATGGCTTGGCGATTCTGACAAATATTCTCTTGTTGAAATTGAGCTATTAACAGGTCGCCACCATCAAATACGTGCTCAAATGGCTCATATAGGCTGTGTTATAAAAGGCGATTTGAAATATGGCGCAAAACGCTCTAATCCTGATGGCAATCTTTCTCTTTTAGCTTGGAAACTGTCTATAAAGCATCCTATTTCTAATAATGAAATGTTTTTTACAGCTCCATTGCCACAAGAACAGCCATGGATTGAATTATCAAAATTTTTAAAAGAAGATTGA
- a CDS encoding ROK family protein, with amino-acid sequence MNKKNLVCGVDIGGTNTTAGLVSPEGKIILKKNIPTTSHASVEEYISDLSAIIKEMVCEAECNLTGIGIGAPNGNFYNGTIEFAANLPWKGIIDFVKLMKQHFPTQEIILTNDANAAAWGEKIYGAAKDESDFIMITLGTGVGSGIIADGKIIYGHDGFAGEIGHTILYPNGRECGCGKKGCLETYTSASGIVKTAIELLNEKNTNSLLNNISKEKITSKVIANAALQGDAVALEIFDKTAYYLAWKIADAVALTSPSSVYIFGGVAKAGDLLMVPMKKYFNDFLLQIHKNKVQLKWSALPDNDAAILGAASLIQKN; translated from the coding sequence ATGAATAAAAAAAATTTAGTTTGCGGAGTTGATATTGGCGGAACTAATACTACTGCTGGACTCGTTTCTCCTGAAGGAAAAATTATACTAAAGAAAAACATACCCACAACAAGTCACGCATCTGTTGAAGAATACATATCTGACTTATCTGCAATAATAAAAGAAATGGTATGCGAAGCAGAATGTAATCTAACAGGAATTGGCATAGGAGCTCCAAACGGAAATTTCTATAATGGAACGATTGAATTTGCAGCAAATCTACCTTGGAAAGGAATAATTGATTTTGTAAAACTGATGAAGCAACATTTTCCTACTCAAGAAATAATTCTAACCAACGACGCAAACGCAGCTGCTTGGGGAGAAAAAATATATGGAGCTGCAAAAGACGAAAGCGATTTTATTATGATTACTCTTGGAACTGGCGTTGGAAGCGGAATTATTGCAGATGGAAAAATCATTTATGGACATGATGGCTTTGCAGGTGAAATTGGGCATACTATTTTATATCCTAACGGACGAGAATGCGGCTGTGGAAAAAAAGGATGCTTGGAAACTTATACATCAGCTTCTGGCATTGTTAAAACAGCAATAGAACTATTAAACGAAAAAAACACTAACTCTTTATTAAATAATATTTCAAAAGAGAAAATCACATCTAAAGTTATTGCAAATGCTGCATTACAAGGCGATGCCGTTGCCTTAGAAATTTTTGACAAAACAGCTTATTATCTCGCTTGGAAAATAGCTGATGCTGTAGCTCTCACAAGCCCTTCGTCTGTATATATCTTTGGAGGCGTAGCAAAAGCTGGAGACCTGCTAATGGTGCCAATGAAAAAATATTTTAATGACTTCCTACTTCAAATACATAAAAACAAAGTGCAACTCAAATGGTCTGCCCTACCCGACAATGATGCAGCAATACTTGGCGCAGCTTCTTTAATACAAAAAAACTAA